In Trifolium pratense cultivar HEN17-A07 linkage group LG7, ARS_RC_1.1, whole genome shotgun sequence, a genomic segment contains:
- the LOC123896156 gene encoding uncharacterized protein LOC123896156: MEQQEQINAALREDVDSIKTTMGKLLELFQNLVTKENTPQPPGSTERPELGLPKGYTPPEEGDPNHTPIIIPVTNGDLPPRGVSMLKEASSQPHHATKGMEGSAGSRSMVVNTHPDVEPAQMYRAFEERLKAVEGFSAYGVDAMDMCLVLDVVIPPKFKVPDFEKYKGVHCPRNHLKMFCRKMAAHATDEKLMIHVFQDSLSGASLDWYMQLERTQIQTWKGLADAFLKQYKYNLDMAPNRLQLQNLTQKRDESFKEYAQRWRELAARVQPPLLDKELVDTFMSTLRGPYYEKMIGCVTSGFADMVIIGERVEEGLKSGKIKSASNGQDGAKRKIEGETNAIAVGTSQGPTAQLPYFQYPYVAAVAQGQYPQPVYPMTPAQQKPQERQNGYQHKNPQKNQPSLERKNVPFDQMHFDPVPLSYGQILPYLIQKGLVEPRPLPPAKKPYPPGFDMNVRCDYHAGSLGHNVEDCRAFKYKVQELIDRKLLSFKEEADS, from the coding sequence ATGGAACAACAAGAGCAGATTAATGCGGCATTAAGAGAGGATGTTGACTCTATAAAAACAACAATGGGTAAGCTCCTCGAGCTATTCCAAAATTTGGTCACCAAGGAAAATACCCCTCAACCGCCAGGGAGTACGGAACGGCCTGAACTCGGCCTTCCCAAAGGCTATACCCCTCCCGAAGAAGGTGACCCAAATCATACTCCTATCATAATACCAGTCACAAATGGGGACCTTCCTCCTCGAGGGGTTTCAATGCTCAAAGAGGCCAGTAGCCAACCTCATCACGCGACCAAAGGTATGGAAGGTTCTGCGGGAAGCCGATCAATGGTTGTCAATACTCACCCAGATGTTGAACCTGCTCAAATGTATCGGGCTTTCGAGGAAAGACTAAAGGCGGTGGAAGGTTTCAGTGCTTATGGGGTCGATGCTATGGACATGTGTTTAGTTCTTGATGTGGTCATCCCTCCAAAATTCAAAGTGCCTGACTTTGAGAAGTACAAGGGTGTCCACTGCCCAAGGAATCACTTGAAGATGTTCTGCAGGAAGATGGCTGCACACGCCACTGATGAGAAGCTTATGATCCACGTGTTCCAAGATAGTCTAAGTGGGGCATCATTGGATTGGTATATGCAATTGGAGAGGACCCAAATCCAGACATGGAAGGGTCTTGCTGATGCTTTCCTAAAGCAATACAAATATAACTTGGACATGGCTCCCAATCGCCTGCAACTTCAGAACCTCACTCAGAAGCGCGATGAATCATTCAAAGAGTATGCTCAGAGGTGGAGGGAATTGGCTGCTCGTGTACAACCACCGCTATTGGACAAAGAATTGGTTGACACGTTTATGAGCACTCTGCGAGGCCCATACTACGAGAAAATGATAGGGTGTGTAACATCTGGTTTTGCTGACATGGTGATAATCGGAGAACGAGTGGAAGAGGGGTTGAAGAGCGGTAAAATAAAAAGCGCCTCCAATGGTCAAGATGGGGCAAAGAGGAAGATCGAGGGTGAAACTAATGCCATTGCGGTAGGGACATCACAAGGGCCCACAGCTCAACTACCGTATTTCCAATACCCCTATGTGGCAGCGGTAGCCCAAGGGCAATACCCACAACCGGTATATCCTATGACTCCAGCTCAGCAAAAACCTCAGGAACGACAAAATGGGTACCAACACAAAAACCCACAAAAGAATCAACCTAGTCTTGAAAGAAAGAACGTGCCCTTTGATCAGATGCACTTTGATCCCGTACCTCTGTCGTATGGTCAAATCTTGCCGTACTTAATTCAAAAAGGATTGGTTGAGCCAAGACCTCTTCCCCCTGCAAAAAAACCATACCCGCCTGGTTTTGATATGAATGTCAGATGTGACTACCATGCTGGGTCACTGGGACATAATGTCGAGGACTGTAGGGCCTTCAAGTACAAGGTGCAAGAACTCATCGACCGCAAGTTGCTGTCTTTCAAGGAAGAAGCCGATTCGTAG